In Salinibaculum sp. SYNS191, the genomic window GAGGATACACTTGTTGACCTGATGCGCCACGCGGACACCTATAGCCGGGGCAACGACGTGCGGACGAATCGGTTCGTGGACGTGGACCGGCAGTGGTTCGAAACTACAGTCCTACCCGGCAGCGTACTCTGACGATGACCGACCCGGAACCAGCCGACCGATATCTCATCGGCGGTGCGGGTTTGCCAACGACGATGCCGGATACTGACTTCCCCCACGAGCCTGCCCGGCAATTTCAGGCGACCGCACTTGCATGGATTCACGACACCGACGCTGCCCCTGTCGCTACACTCGAAGCGCCGACCGGAAGTGGGAAAACAGCTGTTATTGCGGCTCTTAGTCGTGCGATGGGGCACACGCTCTGCCTGTACCCGACAAACGCGCTAGTGAATGCTCAGGCTGCCGAACTGGAGGCTGCTGGACTCGACGTACAGGTCGTGACGAGTGATACACTCAGTGGGACTGGCGACGACCGGACGCGTGAACTCATCGAGTACGCACAGCGTGGCCAACGCGGAGCACATGACGTGATTGTGACAAACCCTGACATCCTGCAGGCGGTGTTGCAGGGGCTGTATTTCTCACCAGGTGATGATATTCTCCGGATCTACGGCCTGTTCGACGCCGCGGTCTTCGACGAATTTCACTACTACGACGCATTAGCTGCAAGTGGTCTGCTGACGCAGATCAAGGTCTTGTCCGAGCGCGGCGCGGTCCTGAGTCCAGACGGCGACGACGAACTCACACCACCACGATTCCTCCTGTCGTCAGCGACACCAGATACCGCGTTCATCGACCATGTTATCGAGGATATTGGCCTTTCTGCAGACCGCATTACAGCGTGTCTCCAACCGCTTGATTTCGCAATGAGCACGCAGGCCCCACCTCCGGATGCCGATTTACTCTACCGACACGACGAACATGCCACCACGACGGCACAGGAGCAAACACGTACCTACGAGAGTCAGTCACTGACTGACGCCACCCTCGACGCGACAATTGAAGGGACGTGTCCAGGGGATATCTCACGGTTCCGCTCGCCAATGCTGGTGAATCGCTATCCGAATCGCATCGGGGACGCGTTCGAACAGATTGCCGAACGGCTCCGGCGAACGGTCAGCCGGGCCTACGACGGTGGAGGACCGATTGCAGCAGTTATCTTCAACAGCGCGGCACGGAGCAACGCCTTCTATCAGTT contains:
- a CDS encoding DEAD/DEAH box helicase; this translates as MTDPEPADRYLIGGAGLPTTMPDTDFPHEPARQFQATALAWIHDTDAAPVATLEAPTGSGKTAVIAALSRAMGHTLCLYPTNALVNAQAAELEAAGLDVQVVTSDTLSGTGDDRTRELIEYAQRGQRGAHDVIVTNPDILQAVLQGLYFSPGDDILRIYGLFDAAVFDEFHYYDALAASGLLTQIKVLSERGAVLSPDGDDELTPPRFLLSSATPDTAFIDHVIEDIGLSADRITACLQPLDFAMSTQAPPPDADLLYRHDEHATTTAQEQTRTYESQSLTDATLDATIEGTCPGDISRFRSPMLVNRYPNRIGDAFEQIAERLRRTVSRAYDGGGPIAAVIFNSAARSNAFYQFLQTTYDDAFANLVVKDNGYDTGARRSLPDEFAVLNTTSKGEVGLDFDVQRLVMASPFTASAFIQRIGRAGRQSPAIVDLYGLDDPTWPPVQSYPEFLQRVMEARPEPSTSRERLRALSGMRAAAAIHDRDEGHGVSDAVYADFGDFPEQSRWRSFLEDLGSAQQALDEESDALLGGPAIDRAGSRAVRAAMEAFKGLRSLRGRSVSHPVRYPRGDGHERTEYDLVRALQHYSVGDITDGNVLTLWDASEGVDVRGYYPGKPADGDGIDLTQASWDIEDVLTAGYTGYAKHGQLDNVAVSETDLLDWFRLVPLRSMLVPAEIRAGRVTITIETHEGREDNVSISRTA